The sequence below is a genomic window from Perca fluviatilis chromosome 13, GENO_Pfluv_1.0, whole genome shotgun sequence.
GTTAAtgaatcctgacctgagagtctccagtgtgcagtgtggactcttcagtccaatagagatcagcttccctcctgaatccttcaggttgttgttactcaggtccagctctctcagactagaggactgggagctgagaactgaggacagcgcttcacagcttctctccgacagattacagccactcagtctggagagatgacaggaaggaaacaagttatttatttttctctcctgttgaaagatagagtattttattattaataaatcccacttacagagctttcttggaggctttgaccactggcagcagcctcagaagagccttctctgaagcagagtatttcttcaaGTCAAACACATCCAGATCTTCGTCTGATGACAgcaagatgaagaccagagctgaccactgagcaggagacagtttacctgtggagagacttcctgaactcaGGTACTGTTGGATCTCCTTCACTAGAGaacgatcattcagttcattcagacagtggaacagattgatgcttctctctgcagacagattcttactgatcttcttcttgatgtactggactgtttcctgattggtctgtgagctacttcctgtctgtgtcatcAGGCCTCGTAGGAGATTTtgattggtctgcagtgaaagacccaggaggaagcggaggaacaagtccaggtgtccatttggactctgtaaggcctcGTCTACAGCACTCTGGTGGAGAGGTTTTAGTTTTTCTCTGAAGACTTTAGGCAGCCATGATGAGGTTTCTTTTCctgacagcaggttgactccagaattgatgaatgtcagatggacatgaagagcagccagaaactcctgaacactcagatggacgaagctgaacaccttgtcctggtacagtcctctctccACTTTgaagatctgtgtgaacactcctgagtacaccgaggctgctctgatatcgatgccacactctgtcaggtctgattcatagaagatcaggttgcctttctgcagctgctcaaaagccagttttcccagagactccATCATCTTCCTGGTGTCTGGACTCCAGTGTGGATCTGcctcagctcctccatcatacttgactttcttcactttggactgaaccaccagaaagtggatgtacatctcagtcagggacTTGGGCAGCTCTCTTCGATCTATAGACTTCAACAtgtcctccagaactgtagcagtgatccagcagaagactgggatgtggcacatgatgtggaggcttcgggatgtcttgatgtgggagatgattctgctggcctgctcctcatctctgaatctcttcctgaagtactcctccttctgtgggtcagtgaaccctctgacctctgtcaccatgtcaacacaatCAGAAGgtatctgattggctgctgcaggtcgtgtggttatccagaggcgagcagaggtTAGCAGATTCCCcttgatgaggtttgtcagcagcacacccactgaggtggactctgtaacatcagtcaggatctcagtgttgtggaagtccagaggtagtcgacactcatccagaccatCAAAGATGAAGACAACCgggaactcttcaaacctgcagattcctgcttctttggtttcactaaagaagtaatcaacaagttccaccaagctgtactttctctctttcagcacattcagctctctgaaggtgaatggaaatgtgaactggatgtcctcgttggctttgccttcagcccagtccagagtgaacttctgtgttaagactgttttcccgatgccagccactcccttcgtcatcactgttctgattggttcatctcttccaggtggggctttaaagatgtcttctcgtctgattgttgtttctggtctgtctcgtttcctggatgctgtttcaatctgtctgacctcatgttcatcatTGACTTTTGCAGTTTCTCCCTCTATGATGTAGAtgtctgtgaacatctgattcagataagttgggtttcctgctttagcaatcccctcaaacatACACTGGAACTTCCCGTTTAGGTGAGATTTGAGTTTACGCTTACAAACTCCTGCTGGACTTCCTTCCTGAATGAAAAattatatgaatgacacaatcaaactgaaatcatgGAAGCACACATCAGATTCTTGTTGGACAGCCTGACAACCCACTGGTCTGAAAagtgcagcatggagatgattgtgaacagaatagatcatgtacagaccataaatatAGAGTCCTGGTAtgtttgatgctgctgggcagactgaccactgggaagttctgagctctcctggtccactctgtggaggaatcaggaagaattagCTCATATCATGTCggtccacacagagacaaacacaaggtaAAGGTCCTGTGACTTAAAGTGTTCATTACAACATAGAATCAGACGTTTACATTAAAGTGTTGGTGGTACTGCTGACCCCACTGTGAATCAACAGAAATAACTAAGAAGTAAACAAGGGCTACAACATGGTTGGCCTAAATGACTCCTGAAGCAGCAGACTGGTATCATGATACCAGAAGGTCTGCAGCTTCTGTGGTCATGGAGCCAAACATTTGTAGGTAAAAGTTTGGGGAGTCAACGGTGAAAAACCTTCTGTTGGCCTCAAAATGATTTTGGCAAACTATCAGTCgactcaggagggggaagcagaGCTTAGATGGCCTGTTTGTAGTCGTGGAGAACTGCTGACCTGGACTGAGGATACTGTTGGATGGTGGTtcccattttttgcttcccctTATTGACTTCTGATCTGACATCCAACTGGCAAACACACATCCAACATTTGCGAAGAATTTTGCGTTTTGACCAATTTGGTTtaggagatttttttttggggggggggggatcttgTCATGAACCCACTCACTGAAACTTGGACTTAAGTGCCCAGACTCAAATGGCAGAAGTCTTCTCATGGCAAATACTGTCCTGACCCAGATGACAAACACTTACCAAGGGTCACTGGTTCTCCAGGGGGGTTGTGCAGATGAAGTTACCCTGGAAGGGGCACTCTGAGGCTCTGTATCCCCAGCATCCCCCTGGTATTCCCAGTTGGAGAAGAACATTTGGGAAGAATTTTGCCAGTCATGATTTTTAGCCTACCCTATCGCTATGGGAGATTTTCAAAGCTTTTAATGAGGCTAAAACACTAGAtaatattggaccaaaccaggTCCAATATTAATATGAGATCTACAGTTTAAGACTGGTCTTACTGGACAGCTTTCAGAtgtgaaaatataaatatattttaagaagaaagatgctgaaaataaatTTCAAACCTTCTCTGGATATATAAAAGCTGAAACAAGAATcagcaatattataatattaatgaCTTACCTCTTTTCAGCAGAGGGTTGGTCTCCTTTAAAGTCAATGGGGCAATCATGTGACCGGTCACTCttaaaggacacacagctgggttcaggttcaggttctgGTCTCTGCTGGGTCCtgagagaaaaacacatttattgaggGTCACATGTTCAGGTAAAGACTCCCTGTATAAAATATAGTATTAATAAGAATAAGTATTTTGGATTAAATATTAACAATTAAATGCCAATAATGCTTTACTTTCTGTCCAAAACTCaatcaaaatatattttgaaatcagaatatatatatatatatatatatatatatatatatatatatatatatatatatatatatatatatatatatatatatatatatatatatatatatatataaatgttgtCTAACCAGAGATATTTTGAGTGACACTGGAAATTATTTTGCAAAAATATTCTCATTTCAGTCATTAACTACAATAATATCTTTCCATAAacatatatgtactgtatatgtataccGGTGGCCTCCAGGTGAAAACAGGACCATAGATATCCCAGAGTGCACCTGGACGACAGGCTACAGTGGGCTGGAAACACAGAGACCCTCTACAAGAAGACCACACACCCAATGAGACAACACTACTTCTAGTTTGCTGGAGGTTTCAGAACAACTCACCCCCTTCTATTCGTCATTTCAAGTAGCCTCTCTATTTTATTTCTCCCCTCCTCCATTTTAGTTGGCCTCTCCATTTCAGGCTGgcttcttttttatgttttaaagtaAAGTAGTGGTGTCTCCATTCTCTTCATggacacagctgggttcaggttcagcagggtctgggtcctgttagaaagagaggaaCACCACTTTTTAACCTAcagaaacagaagctgctggagaaactTGAATAAAGTCTGAAGCTCTTCACTGAATGATGTTTGCtctctgctcatcctgctcTGTCATTCATTCTCTTTCTGGGAGAACAGGAACACTggaaagactccaggactaatgccATCTTTCTGACTTCATTATGACAATCAATCTCACCTCTCTGTCCTGTGGAGACTGTAAAATAATGGACATGGAGACACTACTCTGCAACTACCTAACTGACAGTAACAGAGGCATTTAGGTCActacattttattctgaaaggttCCAGAGGAAACAGTAGAGTCCTGTTGTGTCCAAgtgggtaagcttcgcttcagaactcgaaccttcgatggcgccattttgttgctacaaaaggtatcacctcctgttagcattccactgaccgccatttttttttttacgtcacttgactgcgaataactttacatctgaagcgtttaaagactatttgtccattgtttagttctaaagaaacacgacaatgtataaaaggctccattaccttgtacctcacgttatggctccttatcagacgttttttttaaaataggctaacgattgtgtcataaccaagtgacttactgtcacacagtagaggaattaccgtatagtacaggagaagctcgcaggcagtttggacttccattagctgtttaggtttaattactaatgttaactagcatgttagtgatcagtaattagcctgtgcctatgttatctccttataCCTaagctctccatctctgtaagattgggaatgattgagatttctcttggcccagctaccagaagacttccaactttcagacacgttgctcacgtcacatttacgttgtctctgtcagttggaggctgctcagtaaagcaagagatcaccggaaaagtgcttctagccttcactggtctccgtccagagcaacgacacaca
It includes:
- the LOC120570998 gene encoding protein NLRC3-like, which produces MEGSPAGVCKRKLKSHLNGKFQCMFEGIAKAGNPTYLNQMFTDIYIIEGETAKVNDEHEVRQIETASRKRDRPETTIRREDIFKAPPGRDEPIRTVMTKGVAGIGKTVLTQKFTLDWAEGKANEDIQFTFPFTFRELNVLKERKYSLVELVDYFFSETKEAGICRFEEFPVVFIFDGLDECRLPLDFHNTEILTDVTESTSVGVLLTNLIKGNLLTSARLWITTRPAAANQIPSDCVDMVTEVRGFTDPQKEEYFRKRFRDEEQASRIISHIKTSRSLHIMCHIPVFCWITATVLEDMLKSIDRRELPKSLTEMYIHFLVVQSKVKKVKYDGGAEADPHWSPDTRKMMESLGKLAFEQLQKGNLIFYESDLTECGIDIRAASVYSGVFTQIFKVERGLYQDKVFSFVHLSVQEFLAALHVHLTFINSGVNLLSGKETSSWLPKVFREKLKPLHQSAVDEALQSPNGHLDLFLRFLLGLSLQTNQNLLRGLMTQTGSSSQTNQETVQYIKKKISKNLSAERSINLFHCLNELNDRSLVKEIQQYLSSGSLSTGKLSPAQWSALVFILLSSDEDLDVFDLKKYSASEKALLRLLPVVKASKKALLSSNPSHLRELDLSYNHPGDSGVTLLSAGFKNPFWRLDTLRVEPAGVRWLTPGLRKYSFELTLETNTVNRKLKLSDNNRKVTLVMEDQPYPDHPERFDHWWSQLLCRDGLTGRCYWEVETRGDVNISVSYRGISRRGHNDECVFGCNDQSWSLSCSDDGYSVCHNNIRTPIFSSSVSGRVAVYVDCPAGSLSFYRVSSDSLIHLHTFNTKFTQMLYPGFGVWSRGSSVSLCPV